The following are encoded together in the Candidatus Binataceae bacterium genome:
- a CDS encoding alpha/beta hydrolase has protein sequence MVSPELQTAIEAMKALVARPGETPQEMRVVFEELAIAPEADVKCEPVNAGGVDAEWVCAPNAAGDRFVLYLHGGGYVIGSVNTHRDMIARISRAAQARVLALNYRLAPEAPFPAAVDDAVAGYRWLLAQGAKPARIAIAGDSAGGGLTVATLVAIRDAKLPAPAAGVLLSPWVDLEGLGESMVTRLEADPVVRKEGLVGMAQAYLGGQDPKTPLAAPLYADLHGLPPILIQVGDAETLLDDSTRLDARARAAGVRTTLEVWPEMIHVWQLFASFLPEGQQAIDGIGKFIIAQTN, from the coding sequence ATGGTGAGTCCGGAACTGCAGACGGCAATTGAAGCGATGAAGGCGCTGGTAGCGCGGCCGGGCGAAACTCCGCAAGAGATGCGCGTGGTCTTCGAAGAGTTGGCGATCGCGCCCGAAGCCGATGTCAAGTGTGAGCCGGTCAACGCGGGCGGCGTGGACGCCGAGTGGGTTTGTGCGCCCAACGCAGCCGGCGATCGCTTCGTGCTCTACCTGCACGGCGGCGGCTATGTCATCGGCTCGGTGAATACCCATCGCGATATGATCGCGCGGATCTCGCGAGCGGCGCAGGCCCGCGTGCTGGCGCTCAACTATCGACTTGCTCCCGAAGCGCCGTTCCCCGCCGCGGTCGATGACGCCGTTGCGGGCTACCGGTGGCTGCTAGCGCAGGGCGCGAAGCCGGCGCGGATCGCGATCGCGGGCGACTCGGCTGGCGGCGGCCTGACCGTCGCGACCCTGGTAGCGATTCGTGACGCGAAACTGCCGGCCCCGGCCGCCGGTGTGCTGCTCTCGCCGTGGGTCGATCTCGAAGGGTTGGGCGAGTCGATGGTCACGCGTCTCGAAGCCGATCCGGTGGTGCGTAAAGAGGGTCTGGTTGGAATGGCGCAGGCCTATCTGGGCGGGCAAGACCCGAAGACCCCGCTCGCCGCGCCGCTCTACGCGGATTTGCATGGGCTACCGCCGATACTGATTCAGGTCGGCGACGCCGAAACGCTGCTCGACGACTCGACGCGCCTCGATGCGCGGGCGCGCGCCGCCGGAGTCCGCACCACACTCGAGGTCTGGCCCGAGATGATCCATGTCTGGCAACTCTTTGCGAGCTTCCTGCCGGAGGGTCAGCAGGCGATCGACGGCATCGGCAAGTTCATCATCGCGCAGACGAATTAG
- a CDS encoding D-alanyl-D-alanine carboxypeptidase family protein, which yields MRRCRNLPKIAGGLIALVIGCIALTTLAGAARRAAPRLRSRAAAAPVAVPLNRIHVFGNLPAPFAVAGSAAELVALHSGVVLYAFNEHARTQPASLAKMMTFYLTLAALREGRITLDTRMPVSQAAWRLSLNDSVSRMFLQVGQQVAVRDLLYGLMVSSGNDAAVVLSEYLGGSGEAFAEQMNQQAAKLGMNDTHFTNPDGLPTPDEYTTAADMVKLGRALLETFPEALNYTSAKDFTFNTIGPQNRPVTIRQRNFNTLLFYDSRVNGIKTGHVEAAGYHLVASAHTDSLDLISAVFGTSSMESRRVETDKLLEWAFQTFVTVKPNWRKSIPAKVRVYKGAVDEIAIAPAGGDAYFTVVRGSEGRIKLATTLSQQLLVAPLPKGAEVGRLTILIRDKPVSSVPIVTQAAVAAGGVLHRLADSIRMRL from the coding sequence ATGCGACGTTGCAGAAATCTGCCAAAAATTGCCGGTGGCTTGATTGCGCTCGTGATCGGCTGCATCGCCCTGACGACGCTGGCGGGCGCCGCGCGCCGTGCTGCGCCGCGACTGCGCAGCCGGGCCGCGGCGGCGCCGGTGGCCGTGCCCCTCAACCGGATTCATGTATTCGGCAACCTGCCGGCGCCCTTTGCCGTGGCCGGCAGCGCCGCGGAACTCGTCGCCCTGCATAGCGGCGTCGTGCTCTATGCCTTCAACGAGCATGCGCGGACCCAGCCCGCCAGCCTCGCCAAGATGATGACGTTTTATCTGACGCTCGCGGCGCTGCGCGAAGGGCGCATCACGCTCGACACGCGGATGCCGGTCAGTCAGGCGGCGTGGAGGCTCTCGCTCAACGACTCGGTCTCGCGGATGTTTCTGCAGGTCGGGCAGCAGGTCGCGGTGCGTGATCTGCTATATGGCCTGATGGTCTCGTCGGGCAACGACGCCGCCGTGGTGTTGTCGGAGTATCTGGGCGGGAGCGGCGAAGCCTTCGCCGAGCAGATGAATCAGCAGGCGGCGAAGCTCGGCATGAACGACACGCATTTCACCAATCCTGACGGCCTGCCCACGCCCGACGAGTACACCACCGCAGCCGACATGGTAAAACTTGGGCGCGCCCTCCTCGAAACTTTTCCCGAGGCGCTCAACTATACCTCGGCGAAGGATTTCACCTTCAATACGATCGGCCCGCAAAACCGCCCGGTTACGATTCGGCAGCGCAATTTCAATACGCTGCTGTTCTACGATTCGCGCGTCAACGGGATAAAGACCGGCCACGTTGAAGCGGCGGGTTACCACCTGGTCGCGTCCGCGCATACCGACAGTCTGGATCTGATCTCGGCCGTTTTCGGAACTTCGAGCATGGAGAGCCGGCGGGTCGAGACCGACAAACTTCTCGAATGGGCGTTTCAGACCTTCGTGACGGTCAAGCCGAACTGGCGCAAATCGATCCCGGCGAAGGTGCGGGTCTACAAGGGCGCCGTCGATGAGATTGCGATCGCGCCCGCCGGCGGGGACGCTTATTTCACCGTCGTGCGCGGCAGCGAGGGGCGCATCAAACTCGCAACGACGCTGTCCCAACAACTGCTGGTCGCGCCGCTGCCCAAGGGCGCCGAGGTCGGCCGACTCACCATCCTGATACGCGACAAGCCGGTATCGTCGGTGCCGATCGTGACGCAGGCCGCGGTCGCTGCCGGCGGCGTCCTCCACCGCCTCGCCGACTCGATCCGGATGCGGTTGTAG